In Rubrobacter radiotolerans DSM 5868, a genomic segment contains:
- a CDS encoding polysaccharide biosynthesis protein — translation MRGTRQRMDSLGRGMAGGLRKVQRAFYRSPPTFRRAAAMLVDAAIVIESFVVALLFRFDGAISEPFWTSFWPFALLSAVLFVLLLNANGVYRSILRYTGIYQGLRIASATSIATGTIFLFVFAVGPEGLDLTSLNATPLSVVLVGGVLAYLQLVAVRLYPRVFYELSLREIGRRKRTLIVGTGEQGVALAGHIWRTAAMETQIVGFVADSEAGEDVGKHIEGVPVIGTVDEIERLIAEHGVDGVIIATPKASREQVDRIWRTCVRARAEVKVMPDLGQMLSEGTIRLRELQIEDLLGREPIDIDLESLSGYIRGRSVLVTGAGGSIGRELSRQISRLDPSSLVLFDRDESGLYYLGEELRREGFDAATLLVGDVTATERLSFIFERYRPELVFHAAAYKHVPMMELQATEAIVNNVFGTLNVARSAGAYGAKGFVNVSTDKAVNPANVMGATKRLAETICRELSREFPQTVFSSVRFGNVLGSRGSVIPTFRQQIEAGGPVTVTHPEMIRYFMTIPEAVSLILQAGALSKDSSGYATYMLEMGRPVRILDLARNMIEVMGATDVQVKFTGLRPGEKLSEELFESTSESQHATEHPMVYRLTSETDSPTGEDLMSLVGAMIVESREQEAESAIKTLKSAVPTYSEVVLTDPSPGARADRLGPS, via the coding sequence ATGAGAGGAACGAGACAGCGGATGGACTCCCTCGGACGGGGGATGGCCGGGGGCCTAAGGAAGGTCCAGAGGGCCTTCTATCGCTCCCCACCGACCTTCCGGCGCGCGGCCGCGATGCTCGTGGATGCGGCGATCGTCATCGAGTCGTTCGTGGTTGCGCTGCTGTTCCGGTTCGACGGAGCGATAAGCGAGCCGTTCTGGACCTCTTTCTGGCCGTTTGCGCTGCTGTCGGCGGTGCTGTTCGTGCTGCTCCTGAACGCGAACGGGGTGTACAGGAGCATCCTGCGATATACCGGGATCTACCAGGGCCTTAGGATCGCGAGCGCGACCTCGATCGCGACCGGAACTATCTTCTTGTTCGTCTTTGCGGTCGGTCCCGAGGGCCTCGACCTGACCTCGCTCAACGCGACGCCGCTCTCGGTGGTGCTCGTTGGCGGGGTGCTCGCCTACCTGCAACTCGTCGCGGTAAGGCTCTACCCGCGGGTCTTCTACGAGCTCTCGCTGCGGGAGATCGGCCGCAGGAAGCGGACGCTCATCGTAGGCACGGGCGAGCAGGGCGTTGCGCTCGCCGGGCACATCTGGCGCACGGCGGCGATGGAGACGCAGATCGTCGGCTTCGTGGCCGACTCGGAGGCCGGCGAGGACGTCGGGAAGCACATCGAGGGCGTCCCGGTGATCGGGACGGTCGACGAGATAGAGCGCCTGATCGCCGAGCACGGCGTTGACGGGGTGATCATCGCAACGCCCAAGGCGAGCCGGGAACAGGTGGACAGGATCTGGCGCACCTGCGTGCGGGCGCGCGCCGAGGTGAAGGTCATGCCGGACCTCGGACAGATGCTCTCGGAGGGGACGATCCGCCTGCGCGAGCTCCAGATAGAGGACCTTCTCGGTCGTGAGCCGATAGACATAGACCTTGAGAGCCTCTCGGGCTACATCCGGGGACGCTCGGTGCTCGTCACGGGGGCGGGGGGCTCGATCGGCCGGGAGCTATCGAGGCAGATCTCCCGTCTCGATCCTTCTTCGCTCGTGCTCTTCGATCGGGACGAGAGCGGTCTCTACTATCTCGGGGAGGAGCTCAGGCGCGAGGGCTTCGACGCGGCGACGCTCCTCGTCGGGGACGTTACGGCAACGGAGCGGCTCTCGTTTATCTTCGAGCGCTACCGGCCGGAGCTTGTCTTTCACGCGGCGGCCTACAAGCACGTCCCGATGATGGAGCTCCAGGCGACGGAGGCGATCGTAAACAACGTTTTCGGGACGCTCAACGTCGCCAGAAGCGCCGGGGCCTACGGGGCGAAGGGCTTCGTGAACGTCTCGACCGACAAGGCCGTGAACCCGGCGAACGTCATGGGCGCGACGAAGCGGCTCGCGGAGACGATCTGCCGCGAGCTGTCCCGGGAGTTCCCACAGACGGTCTTCTCCTCGGTGCGCTTCGGGAACGTGCTCGGCAGCCGCGGCTCGGTTATCCCGACCTTCCGCCAGCAGATAGAGGCCGGAGGCCCGGTAACGGTCACGCACCCGGAGATGATCCGCTACTTCATGACCATCCCGGAGGCGGTATCCCTGATCCTCCAGGCGGGCGCGCTCTCAAAGGACTCCTCCGGATACGCGACGTACATGCTGGAGATGGGCCGCCCGGTGCGCATCCTCGACCTCGCCAGGAACATGATCGAGGTAATGGGCGCCACGGACGTTCAGGTAAAGTTCACGGGCCTGCGGCCGGGCGAGAAGCTCTCCGAAGAGCTCTTCGAGAGCACGAGCGAGTCCCAGCACGCAACCGAGCACCCGATGGTCTACCGTCTGACCTCCGAGACCGACTCTCCAACCGGAGAGGACCTGATGTCGCTTGTCGGGGCCATGATCGTCGAGTCGCGCGAGCAGGAGGCCGAGAGCGCGATAAAGACCCTGAAAAGCGCGGTCCCGACCTACTCTGAGGTCGTCCTGACCGACCCCTCGCCCGGGGCGCGCGCCGACCGTCTCGGTCCCTCCTGA
- a CDS encoding glycosyltransferase family 4 protein yields MTVTPVALVVLFSAMLVAGAFVPLLVRFAVGRNLLDRPNTRSSHEVPTPRLGGVAVLAGAWAGLATLAGLAPGAGLEALPLAAAATFVGLVGLADDLADLHFGVKAAAQALAALGLLVLFPPPVLERLPGVLLWTLALAVGVFWIVAVCNAFNFMDGIDGITGGVVVVCALFLAALAPGAAGFLLALAGAAVGFLVWNIGPASIFLGDGGSYFAGFALAACALYAPVGEGGFAGLLAVALVFTPYLFDTAFTIGRRLRAGVGRGVFSAHREHIYQRITPEPAMHRRTSNLYYALSAVSGLAALVASGGGGRLLLGTGLAAVVCCVMLVLPGLLRSK; encoded by the coding sequence TTGACGGTAACACCCGTCGCTCTGGTCGTGCTCTTCTCGGCGATGCTCGTCGCCGGAGCGTTCGTGCCGCTGCTCGTGAGGTTCGCCGTCGGGAGGAACCTGCTCGACCGGCCGAACACGCGCAGCTCGCACGAGGTCCCGACCCCGAGGCTCGGCGGGGTGGCGGTGCTCGCGGGGGCATGGGCGGGGCTCGCCACCCTTGCCGGGCTCGCGCCCGGGGCCGGATTGGAGGCGCTGCCGCTTGCCGCAGCGGCAACGTTCGTGGGGCTGGTCGGGCTCGCGGACGACCTCGCGGACCTCCACTTCGGGGTCAAGGCCGCGGCTCAGGCGCTCGCTGCGCTCGGGCTGCTCGTGCTCTTTCCGCCGCCGGTGCTGGAGCGGCTACCTGGGGTTCTTCTGTGGACCCTTGCGCTCGCGGTCGGGGTGTTCTGGATCGTCGCGGTCTGCAACGCGTTCAACTTCATGGACGGAATAGACGGGATCACGGGCGGCGTGGTCGTCGTCTGCGCGCTCTTTCTCGCGGCGCTCGCGCCGGGAGCGGCGGGGTTCCTGCTCGCGCTTGCGGGAGCGGCGGTGGGTTTTCTTGTGTGGAACATAGGTCCGGCCTCTATCTTTCTCGGCGACGGAGGGAGCTACTTTGCCGGATTCGCGCTCGCGGCGTGTGCGCTCTACGCGCCGGTCGGAGAGGGCGGGTTCGCAGGGCTCCTTGCGGTCGCGCTCGTCTTTACGCCCTACCTTTTCGACACGGCGTTCACGATCGGGCGCAGGCTCCGGGCCGGGGTCGGACGCGGGGTGTTCTCCGCTCATCGGGAGCACATCTACCAGCGAATAACCCCCGAACCCGCAATGCACCGGCGCACGAGCAACCTCTACTACGCTCTGAGCGCGGTTTCGGGGCTGGCCGCGCTCGTCGCCTCGGGCGGTGGGGGACGGTTGCTTCTCGGGACGGGTCTTGCGGCGGTGGTCTGCTGCGTGATGCTCGTCTTGCCGGGGCTCCTCCGGAGCAAGTAG